Proteins encoded within one genomic window of Halobacteroides halobius DSM 5150:
- a CDS encoding divergent polysaccharide deacetylase family protein, whose amino-acid sequence MIKFKVEKRIHFIVVISVFLFSSIFTFFIKGNNLLANERLAITPGQKGIKTIVRAKIRNVILYSSVSQAINKVVDHESYQVRKRIESLAIDLSHNAKIALKDVGYKNGKIYYNFSSKIYKLKLMEQFALIDSLLQIGGRINGAKTGYFLINGRKAKLSSYINFKSPFRVRRGPAKVAIIIDDFGNRAAGTDEILKLEQKITCAILPFKETSTEEAREIKENGFDVIVHLPMESEKGKLSWLGSKPILTSLSTKEIKSRVQEAIIDIPTAIGFNNHTGSKATANKRVMEAILKVAKSNNLIAIDSRTTSKSVVGQLANKLEVPYLERDVFLDNKKDYGDIRKNLLLLVAHAIKEGQAIGIGHVGPHGGRITFSVLSKILPSLDKIGIKFVGISDLI is encoded by the coding sequence ATGATAAAATTTAAAGTAGAAAAAAGAATCCATTTTATTGTAGTGATTAGTGTGTTCTTATTTTCATCTATATTTACCTTTTTTATAAAAGGAAATAATTTATTAGCAAATGAAAGACTAGCTATAACTCCAGGCCAAAAAGGAATAAAAACTATAGTCAGGGCCAAAATTAGAAATGTAATTCTTTATTCTTCTGTTAGTCAAGCTATAAATAAAGTTGTAGATCATGAAAGTTATCAGGTGAGAAAAAGAATTGAAAGTTTAGCTATAGATTTATCTCATAATGCAAAGATAGCACTTAAAGATGTAGGTTATAAAAATGGTAAAATATATTATAATTTTTCATCTAAGATATATAAACTAAAATTAATGGAACAATTTGCATTAATTGATTCTTTACTTCAAATTGGTGGTAGAATAAATGGTGCTAAAACAGGTTATTTCTTAATTAATGGTCGGAAAGCAAAACTGTCATCTTATATTAATTTTAAATCTCCTTTTAGAGTTAGACGAGGACCAGCTAAAGTAGCAATTATCATTGATGATTTTGGAAATAGGGCTGCAGGAACAGATGAAATACTAAAGTTAGAACAAAAGATAACTTGCGCTATCTTACCCTTTAAAGAAACTTCAACTGAAGAGGCAAGAGAGATTAAGGAAAATGGATTTGATGTAATTGTACATTTACCAATGGAGTCAGAAAAGGGTAAGTTAAGTTGGTTAGGTTCTAAACCAATTTTAACTAGTTTATCGACTAAGGAGATTAAATCTAGAGTTCAAGAAGCAATAATTGATATTCCAACAGCAATTGGGTTTAATAATCATACTGGTTCTAAAGCTACTGCTAATAAAAGAGTAATGGAAGCTATTTTAAAGGTAGCAAAAAGTAATAATTTAATAGCTATAGATAGTCGTACTACTTCTAAATCAGTTGTAGGGCAGCTAGCTAATAAATTAGAAGTTCCTTACTTAGAAAGGGATGTGTTTTTAGATAATAAAAAAGATTATGGTGATATTAGAAAGAATCTTTTATTATTAGTAGCTCATGCTATCAAAGAAGGTCAAGCAATAGGGATTGGTCATGTTGGCCCACATGGTGGGAGAATAACTTTTTCAGTTTTAAGTAAAATATTACCTTCGTTAGATAAGATAGGAATAAAGTTTGTCGGAATAAGTGATTTAATCTAA
- a CDS encoding manganese efflux pump MntP family protein: MLEIMPIAIALALDAFGVALGISCGNKLDKIERGNLILSFGSFQFLFVLLGALFGSYIDGNYFNISGYISGVVILLLGLLLLKEGHEDDEACVYTKLDLITYVILGVSVSIDALGIGFSVLYNLSLKLILLRATVIGLVACLLTFVSFVISNYIKSFMVIEKYADYLGGVILIIFGLKMIL, encoded by the coding sequence ATGTTAGAAATTATGCCAATTGCTATAGCACTAGCTTTAGATGCTTTTGGTGTTGCTTTAGGAATAAGTTGTGGTAATAAATTAGATAAAATTGAAAGAGGAAATCTTATTTTATCTTTTGGAAGTTTTCAATTTCTATTTGTTTTATTAGGAGCTTTATTTGGTAGTTATATTGATGGTAATTATTTTAATATCAGTGGATATATTAGTGGAGTAGTAATTTTATTATTGGGTTTATTACTATTAAAAGAAGGTCATGAAGATGACGAGGCTTGTGTTTATACAAAGTTAGATTTAATAACTTATGTAATTTTAGGAGTAAGTGTTAGTATTGATGCTTTAGGAATTGGTTTTTCAGTACTATATAATTTAAGTTTAAAGCTTATTCTTTTAAGAGCGACTGTGATTGGATTGGTTGCTTGCTTACTTACCTTTGTTTCTTTTGTAATTAGTAACTACATTAAAAGCTTTATGGTTATTGAGAAGTATGCTGATTATTTAGGTGGGGTAATCTTAATCATATTTGGTCTGAAAATGATTTTATGA
- a CDS encoding protease complex subunit PrcB family protein, giving the protein MKYKIIILNLLIVLAISGCNLRQGKVIYNNTEKLEGRKLSSESIKQGQMKLITPNSIGQLRNKLRGIENLSLNNRIAVYASLGERSSGGFQIKIKEIRKKDDNLIVTVKAVGPSPNQAVIQMITYPYDIVELSLKEKEIKKVFFLTPAEDKLKMININ; this is encoded by the coding sequence ATGAAGTACAAAATAATAATTTTAAATCTATTAATAGTCTTAGCAATTAGTGGTTGTAATTTAAGGCAAGGAAAAGTTATTTATAATAACACAGAAAAATTAGAGGGTAGAAAGTTAAGTAGTGAATCTATTAAACAAGGGCAAATGAAACTAATAACGCCTAATTCCATTGGTCAGTTACGCAACAAGCTAAGAGGTATTGAAAATTTATCATTAAATAATAGGATTGCTGTTTATGCTTCATTAGGCGAGCGTTCATCAGGAGGATTTCAAATTAAAATAAAAGAGATTAGAAAAAAAGATGATAATTTAATTGTAACTGTTAAAGCAGTTGGACCGTCACCAAATCAAGCTGTAATCCAAATGATTACCTATCCTTATGATATTGTTGAACTATCTTTAAAAGAAAAGGAGATTAAGAAGGTTTTCTTTTTAACCCCAGCAGAAGATAAGTTAAAGATGATAAATATAAACTAA
- a CDS encoding M42 family metallopeptidase, translated as MENKQKLSELSEAIGVSGYEAKLAKQVGDLFIDYVDEIKYDALGNLISCKEGAGTNNLKIMLAAHIDEIGLMITDIEDEGFLRFTPVGGVDQRTLVGQEVLVHGEEKYHGIIGAKPPHVQEADERKKAYKMKDLYIDLGLAADKVKKEINVGDIVSFVREFKKLENDRVSGKSIDDRAGVLVLLHTLQELKKLRHQADFYAVATVQEEVGVRGATTSTYGVVPDIGVAVDVSHGIMPGVSDENASELGEGPAVGFGPHVHPQLFNKFEEIAKDLEIPYQVDPSNTPAGTDAYAIQVTRSGIPTALITIPLRYMHTSVETISFKDVKRAGRLLAHFIAEIDADFVEGLKCF; from the coding sequence GTGGAAAATAAGCAAAAGTTAAGTGAACTATCAGAAGCAATAGGTGTTTCTGGTTATGAAGCTAAATTAGCAAAACAAGTAGGAGACTTATTTATAGATTATGTAGATGAAATAAAGTATGATGCGTTAGGAAATTTAATTAGTTGTAAAGAAGGAGCTGGGACTAATAACCTTAAAATCATGTTAGCAGCCCATATTGATGAAATTGGATTAATGATTACTGATATAGAAGATGAAGGTTTTTTAAGATTTACTCCTGTAGGAGGAGTTGACCAAAGGACTTTAGTGGGACAAGAGGTATTAGTTCATGGAGAGGAAAAATATCATGGAATTATTGGGGCCAAGCCTCCTCATGTTCAGGAAGCAGATGAAAGAAAAAAAGCATATAAGATGAAAGATCTTTATATTGATTTAGGTCTAGCAGCTGATAAGGTTAAAAAAGAAATTAATGTAGGAGATATTGTTTCCTTTGTTAGAGAATTTAAGAAGTTAGAAAATGATAGGGTTAGTGGTAAATCAATTGATGATAGAGCAGGTGTTTTAGTTTTATTACATACTCTTCAAGAGTTAAAGAAATTACGTCATCAAGCTGATTTTTATGCTGTAGCTACTGTACAAGAAGAGGTTGGAGTTAGAGGAGCAACTACTAGTACTTATGGAGTTGTCCCTGATATAGGAGTTGCTGTAGATGTCTCTCATGGTATTATGCCAGGAGTTAGTGATGAAAACGCATCAGAATTAGGAGAAGGCCCAGCTGTTGGTTTTGGCCCGCATGTGCACCCTCAATTATTCAACAAGTTTGAAGAGATAGCTAAAGATTTAGAGATTCCTTATCAAGTAGATCCTTCTAATACTCCAGCAGGTACTGATGCATATGCTATTCAAGTTACCAGGTCTGGAATCCCAACTGCTTTAATTACCATTCCTTTACGTTATATGCACACTTCTGTAGAAACAATATCTTTTAAAGATGTTAAGCGGGCTGGTAGATTATTAGCACATTTTATTGCAGAAATAGATGCTGACTTTGTGGAGGGATTAAAATGCTTTTAA
- a CDS encoding UPF0182 family protein: MIRKIIAILITVFIVVNILLSLGINFFIDWLWFESLGFSNSFWTIIQSKISVRLGTWLFISTIILVNLFLTRKKVINFWQRIKTKHQQGKDVIEMNPMNSNKWAKLITPNRINIVYILISLFIGFIFSNFGGWKIILKFINSTSFNKVDPIFQNDIGFYVFKLPFYNLSYQLAMFSLVIAGVISGIVYLITASGDSLFSKLNDKHIKYHLSILLSIFFLLKAWGYRLDMYQLLYSGRGVAFGASYTDINARLLALKILSVITIIIAIFVFTNIFFKNLKFIIGGVVTLVLVSVLVGGIYPQVIQQFVVEPNEIAKETPYLKYNIKFTRQAYNLDNIEERNFPVKEELSYKKIVDNKNLIGNIRLWDKKPLKATYSQLQEIKSYYNFKNIDIDRYKINGKLKQVMLSARELNQDSLANRAQTWVNKRLVFTHGFGVAMSPVNKVTPSGLPKFLIKDIPPESTEINITQPRIYYGEANNGYAIVDTKAKEFDYPKGDINQYTNYQGSGGIKLNTFFKKIIFALKYQTLKIFLNEDITNDSQLMLRRNINKRIRRVAPFLRYDADPYLVISKAGKLYWVQDAYTTTSLYPYSEPQTWGNYIRNSVKVVVNAYSGKMKFYVVDQSDPIIQTYDKIFPELFVSANKMPQDIKKHLRYPKGLFNIQADVYKNYHMQNPRVFYNKEDLWSIPQQTYARRAQNNNSQRWLNSIIEVQPYYALFNLPQEKEASMLLMLPFTPFKKNNMISWLAAKPNGKLVLYEFPKQKLTYGPMQIESRIDQDSSISKQLSLWNQRGSEVIRGNLLTIPVNKSLLYIEPIYLQAEQSELPELKRVVVATSDDLAMATNLRLALQKLFGIKKEFKKDIPIEEAPLVKQPTTIKKLIVEANQLYKEAQTELKAGNWSKYGQLIKKLKDKLKKLKTKVK, translated from the coding sequence ATAATTAGAAAAATAATAGCTATACTAATAACAGTTTTTATTGTCGTTAATATTTTGTTGAGTTTGGGGATTAATTTTTTTATAGATTGGTTATGGTTTGAAAGCCTTGGGTTTTCAAACAGTTTTTGGACAATCATCCAAAGTAAGATTAGTGTTAGATTGGGAACTTGGTTGTTTATTTCAACAATTATACTGGTTAATTTGTTTTTAACTAGAAAAAAAGTGATTAATTTTTGGCAGAGAATAAAGACAAAACATCAACAAGGTAAAGATGTTATTGAAATGAATCCTATGAACTCAAATAAATGGGCCAAATTAATTACTCCCAATAGAATAAATATAGTCTATATTCTGATTAGCTTATTTATAGGGTTTATTTTTAGTAATTTTGGTGGGTGGAAGATTATACTTAAATTTATAAATAGTACTTCTTTTAATAAAGTTGATCCAATATTTCAGAATGATATAGGGTTTTATGTTTTCAAACTTCCTTTCTATAATTTAAGCTACCAACTAGCAATGTTTTCACTAGTTATAGCTGGGGTTATTTCGGGGATTGTTTATCTAATAACTGCTAGCGGTGATTCTTTGTTTAGCAAGTTAAATGATAAACATATTAAATATCATCTATCTATTTTACTTTCTATCTTCTTTTTACTTAAAGCCTGGGGTTATCGACTCGATATGTACCAATTATTATATTCAGGCCGAGGAGTAGCATTTGGTGCTAGTTATACAGATATTAATGCTCGATTATTAGCTTTAAAAATATTATCAGTAATAACAATCATCATAGCTATCTTTGTATTCACCAATATTTTCTTTAAAAACCTAAAATTTATTATTGGTGGAGTAGTAACTTTAGTATTAGTTTCAGTTTTAGTAGGGGGAATCTATCCGCAAGTTATTCAACAATTTGTAGTAGAACCTAACGAAATAGCTAAAGAAACTCCTTATCTTAAATATAATATCAAATTTACTAGACAAGCTTATAATTTAGATAATATAGAAGAAAGAAATTTTCCGGTTAAGGAAGAATTAAGTTATAAAAAAATTGTTGATAATAAAAACTTGATTGGTAATATCAGATTATGGGATAAGAAACCTTTAAAAGCTACTTATAGTCAGTTACAAGAAATCAAGTCTTATTATAATTTTAAAAATATTGATATTGATAGATATAAAATTAATGGGAAGTTAAAGCAAGTAATGTTATCAGCAAGAGAACTAAATCAAGATTCATTAGCTAACCGTGCTCAAACCTGGGTTAATAAAAGATTAGTATTCACCCATGGGTTTGGAGTAGCTATGAGTCCAGTTAATAAGGTGACTCCAAGTGGATTGCCTAAATTTTTAATTAAGGATATTCCACCCGAAAGTACAGAAATAAATATAACTCAACCTAGAATCTACTATGGAGAGGCAAACAATGGTTATGCAATAGTAGATACTAAAGCAAAAGAGTTTGATTATCCGAAAGGAGATATTAATCAATATACTAATTATCAAGGTAGCGGAGGAATTAAGTTAAATACATTTTTTAAGAAAATAATCTTTGCTTTAAAGTATCAAACACTAAAGATATTTTTGAATGAAGATATTACAAATGATAGTCAACTAATGCTTAGACGAAATATTAATAAGAGAATTAGAAGAGTAGCACCTTTTTTAAGATATGATGCAGACCCATATTTAGTTATTAGTAAAGCAGGAAAGCTTTATTGGGTACAGGATGCTTATACAACAACTAGCTTATACCCTTATTCAGAACCTCAAACATGGGGGAATTATATTAGAAACTCTGTAAAAGTTGTTGTTAATGCTTATAGTGGTAAGATGAAGTTTTATGTGGTTGATCAGTCAGACCCAATTATTCAAACATATGATAAAATTTTCCCAGAATTATTTGTTTCAGCTAACAAGATGCCCCAAGATATAAAAAAACATCTTAGATATCCTAAAGGGTTATTCAATATTCAAGCAGATGTATATAAAAATTATCATATGCAAAATCCAAGAGTATTCTATAATAAAGAAGACTTATGGAGTATACCTCAGCAAACATATGCTAGACGAGCTCAAAATAACAATTCACAACGTTGGTTAAACTCCATAATTGAAGTGCAACCATATTATGCTTTGTTTAATCTACCCCAAGAAAAAGAAGCTAGCATGCTTTTAATGCTACCTTTTACTCCATTTAAAAAGAATAATATGATTTCTTGGTTAGCAGCTAAACCCAATGGCAAATTAGTTTTATATGAATTTCCGAAACAAAAACTAACTTACGGGCCAATGCAAATTGAATCTAGAATAGATCAAGACTCTAGTATTTCCAAACAGTTAAGCCTGTGGAATCAGCGAGGTTCCGAAGTGATTAGAGGAAACTTATTAACCATTCCAGTTAATAAATCTTTATTATATATAGAACCTATTTATTTGCAAGCTGAACAAAGTGAACTACCCGAGTTAAAACGAGTTGTTGTTGCTACTAGTGATGATTTAGCAATGGCTACTAATCTTCGATTAGCTTTACAGAAATTATTTGGTATAAAAAAAGAATTTAAAAAAGATATTCCAATAGAAGAAGCTCCACTAGTTAAGCAACCAACAACAATTAAAAAATTAATAGTAGAAGCTAATCAACTATATAAAGAAGCTCAAACTGAGTTAAAAGCAGGTAACTGGAGTAAATATGGTCAATTAATTAAAAAATTAAAAGATAAACTTAAGAAACTAAAAACTAAAGTTAAGTAA
- a CDS encoding vWA domain-containing protein — translation MKSQLNMTLIILIICLISFIMGIEQLDILSFSIANNSKISGGEIKVNQPQLPIKYKDNVEIIWDVSKSIQNKENINKITTSKNVLYSIVNRLPTNLNLGIRVFGNKDRNNTPSFFTIPLGVKNRKEIINFINKINPTGESSIRTSLLKAKQNLIKYKGSKHIILVTDGEDTGKIMPSKVIKKLTKFKIKTHIVHIGKIDKVSQLKLKSLANLGNGKYFTYFEKNKISPTINLK, via the coding sequence ATGAAATCACAATTAAATATGACTCTAATAATTTTAATTATATGTTTAATATCTTTTATCATGGGGATAGAACAATTAGATATTTTATCTTTTTCCATAGCTAATAATAGTAAGATTTCTGGAGGGGAAATAAAAGTAAATCAACCACAATTGCCTATTAAATATAAAGATAATGTAGAAATAATTTGGGATGTATCAAAAAGTATACAAAATAAAGAAAATATTAATAAAATAACTACGTCAAAGAATGTACTATATAGTATAGTTAATCGCTTGCCTACAAACTTAAATTTAGGGATTAGGGTTTTTGGAAATAAAGATAGAAATAATACCCCATCGTTTTTTACAATTCCATTGGGGGTTAAAAATAGAAAAGAAATTATAAATTTTATAAATAAAATAAATCCAACAGGGGAATCATCTATTAGAACAAGTTTACTAAAAGCTAAACAGAATTTAATCAAGTATAAAGGATCAAAACATATTATATTAGTAACAGATGGTGAAGATACAGGAAAGATTATGCCTAGTAAAGTAATAAAAAAGCTGACTAAGTTTAAAATAAAGACACATATTGTTCATATTGGTAAAATAGATAAAGTTAGTCAGTTAAAATTAAAATCATTAGCTAATTTAGGTAATGGTAAATATTTTACTTACTTTGAAAAAAATAAAATATCTCCTACAATTAACTTGAAATAA
- a CDS encoding M42 family metallopeptidase has product MLLKELTEANGVSGREKEVRGLIRQKISSYVDEIRTDSIGNLIAHKKGDSSKPTIMLTAHMDEIGLMITDITKDGLLKFKPIGGIDKRVLVSKQVLVGEDRIPGVIGAKAIHLQEPEEREQPLDYKSLYIDIGAKDKEEGEKLVDLGTMATFNTKYKRLGAKTAKGKAFDDRIGCAALIELLQEDYNLPLYAVFTAQEEVGTRGASIAAYNINPDLALVLEGTTASDVPGSEEEDYSTSLGQGPAFTVQDGSVIPHKTIVNKLIEIAEKEKINYQFRRSTAAGNDAGAIHLTREGIPSGVISVPCRYIHSPVSLVNLDDYQRTIKLTKLFCQEVAKGGIDDERIS; this is encoded by the coding sequence ATGCTTTTAAAAGAATTAACAGAAGCTAATGGAGTTTCCGGTAGAGAAAAAGAGGTTAGAGGGTTAATTAGACAAAAAATAAGTAGTTATGTAGACGAAATTAGGACTGATAGTATAGGAAATTTAATTGCTCATAAAAAAGGCGATTCTAGTAAGCCAACAATTATGTTAACAGCTCATATGGATGAAATTGGATTAATGATTACTGATATTACTAAAGACGGCTTACTAAAATTTAAACCAATAGGTGGTATAGATAAGCGTGTTTTAGTTTCTAAACAAGTTTTAGTAGGGGAAGATAGAATTCCTGGTGTCATTGGGGCTAAAGCTATTCATCTGCAAGAACCAGAAGAAAGAGAACAACCATTAGATTATAAAAGTTTGTATATAGATATTGGTGCTAAAGATAAAGAAGAAGGGGAAAAATTAGTAGACTTAGGTACTATGGCAACATTTAATACTAAGTATAAAAGGTTAGGAGCCAAAACTGCTAAAGGCAAAGCTTTTGATGATCGAATAGGATGTGCTGCTTTAATTGAATTATTACAAGAAGACTATAACCTTCCCTTATATGCAGTTTTTACTGCTCAAGAGGAAGTAGGGACAAGAGGAGCTAGTATTGCTGCGTATAATATAAATCCTGATCTAGCTTTAGTTTTAGAAGGAACAACAGCTTCTGATGTACCTGGTAGTGAAGAAGAAGATTACTCAACTAGCTTGGGCCAAGGACCTGCTTTTACAGTTCAAGATGGTAGCGTAATTCCTCATAAAACAATTGTTAATAAGTTAATAGAAATTGCTGAGAAAGAAAAAATTAACTATCAATTTAGAAGATCAACCGCAGCTGGTAATGATGCTGGGGCAATTCATTTAACTCGAGAAGGAATTCCTAGTGGTGTTATTTCTGTGCCTTGTCGTTATATCCACTCTCCAGTCTCATTAGTTAATTTAGATGATTACCAAAGAACAATAAAATTAACTAAGTTATTCTGCCAAGAAGTAGCAAAAGGAGGAATTGATGATGAAAGAATTAGTTAA
- a CDS encoding zinc ribbon domain-containing protein → MSKDYTCPKCGNKNYESDTFSATGGGLSKVFDVQNKKFTTITCSKCGYTELYKNDTSTLSNIFDFFTD, encoded by the coding sequence ATGTCTAAAGACTATACTTGTCCGAAGTGTGGTAATAAAAATTATGAATCTGATACTTTTTCTGCTACTGGAGGAGGTTTATCTAAAGTATTTGATGTGCAAAATAAAAAATTCACTACTATAACTTGTAGCAAATGTGGTTATACTGAGTTGTATAAAAATGATACCAGTACATTAAGTAATATTTTTGATTTTTTTACTGATTAA
- a CDS encoding M42 family metallopeptidase has protein sequence MKELVKKLVETYGPAGDEEEISRVIQTEIEDYVDQISKDPMGNLIALKKGQSADKKVMLAAHMDEIGLIATHIDDDGFIRFSNVGGVSPHTLIGERVLFNGETVGVVDKEGKLEKISDLKNSKMYIDIGASSKEEAKKKVKIGDTASYYRNLNDLGDRITAKSLDDRTGCAVLIKTLKELDQPTYDTYFVFTVQEEVGTRGSKVSAYGINPDLGIAVDVTLTGDMPEAKRMAVSLGAGPAIKVKDATVLANPQVKEMMVKLAKKNEIPYQLEVLKRGGTDTGSIQLTRDGVLAGALSIPARHVHSPSEMVDINDLKNSVQLLRKILVSNYNNLI, from the coding sequence ATGAAAGAATTAGTTAAAAAATTAGTAGAAACCTACGGGCCAGCAGGAGATGAAGAGGAAATTAGTAGAGTTATTCAAACAGAAATTGAAGATTATGTTGACCAAATTAGCAAAGACCCTATGGGTAATTTAATTGCACTAAAGAAAGGCCAAAGTGCAGATAAAAAAGTTATGTTAGCAGCACATATGGATGAAATTGGATTAATAGCTACTCATATTGATGATGATGGTTTTATCCGTTTTTCTAATGTAGGAGGAGTATCTCCCCATACATTAATAGGAGAGCGAGTTTTATTTAATGGAGAAACAGTTGGAGTTGTAGATAAGGAAGGTAAGTTAGAAAAGATTAGTGATTTGAAAAATTCTAAAATGTATATAGATATTGGTGCTAGTAGTAAAGAAGAAGCTAAGAAGAAAGTAAAGATAGGAGATACAGCTTCTTATTATCGAAATTTAAATGATTTAGGTGATAGAATAACTGCTAAATCATTAGATGATAGAACAGGTTGTGCAGTATTGATTAAAACACTTAAAGAATTAGACCAACCAACTTATGATACCTATTTTGTCTTTACTGTTCAAGAAGAAGTAGGAACACGTGGTTCTAAAGTTTCAGCTTATGGAATCAATCCTGATTTAGGTATTGCTGTTGATGTAACTTTAACTGGTGATATGCCAGAAGCTAAAAGAATGGCGGTTTCATTAGGAGCAGGTCCAGCAATTAAAGTAAAGGATGCTACAGTGTTAGCTAACCCACAAGTTAAAGAAATGATGGTTAAGTTAGCTAAGAAAAATGAAATTCCTTATCAGTTAGAGGTGTTAAAAAGAGGAGGTACTGATACAGGGAGCATTCAATTAACTAGAGATGGTGTTTTAGCTGGTGCTCTTTCTATTCCAGCCCGACATGTTCATTCACCATCCGAAATGGTTGATATCAATGATCTAAAAAATAGTGTCCAATTATTAAGAAAAATATTAGTTAGTAATTATAATAATTTAATCTAG
- a CDS encoding Na+/H+ antiporter NhaC family protein has product MRSITDKLKVSREKLSYIVDCTAAPVTSMAFISTWVGYEMGLIQDAFTKLGIEQNVYSVFLKTIPYRFYSILALFMILVVIWTGKDIGPMHQAEQRARKTGKVLADGATPMASEELTEMNYKENNSMKWYDAFLPIITVIIVSLVGLWYNGGGLAADVGLREAFGNADSSVVLLWASFSGTIVAGILGLFKGNLEVEEIMEGWIDGAKALAVACGILILAWSLGTVIEKLGTANYIVALTKDIIPPFLLPTMMFVIPGIIAFATGTSWGTNAIIMPLAIPMAYQFGAPMLPTIGAVLTGCVLGDHCSPISDTTIMSSTASAADHIDHVNTQIPYALIVGIISIVFGFIPAGFGLPYWVVFPLLLLGMIACYIAINIFGKEVEGDEVTIEDTKEITA; this is encoded by the coding sequence ATGCGGTCGATTACAGATAAGTTAAAGGTATCCCGAGAAAAGTTATCTTATATTGTTGATTGTACAGCCGCACCTGTAACTAGTATGGCATTTATTTCAACTTGGGTTGGTTATGAAATGGGATTAATTCAGGATGCTTTTACTAAGTTAGGCATTGAGCAAAATGTTTATTCTGTTTTCCTTAAAACAATTCCGTATCGATTTTACAGTATATTAGCTTTATTTATGATTTTAGTAGTTATTTGGACTGGCAAAGATATAGGTCCTATGCATCAAGCAGAGCAAAGGGCTAGAAAAACTGGAAAGGTATTAGCAGATGGGGCCACACCAATGGCTTCTGAAGAACTAACAGAGATGAATTATAAAGAAAATAATAGTATGAAATGGTATGATGCTTTTTTACCTATTATTACAGTTATTATAGTTTCTTTAGTTGGTTTATGGTATAATGGTGGTGGATTAGCAGCCGATGTGGGACTTAGAGAAGCATTTGGAAATGCTGATTCTAGTGTAGTTCTTCTATGGGCTTCGTTTAGTGGTACAATAGTTGCAGGAATATTAGGACTATTTAAAGGGAATTTAGAAGTAGAAGAAATTATGGAAGGTTGGATTGATGGAGCTAAAGCATTAGCTGTAGCCTGTGGTATTCTTATTCTAGCTTGGTCCTTAGGAACAGTAATTGAAAAGCTAGGAACAGCTAATTATATTGTAGCTTTAACTAAGGATATTATTCCACCATTTTTACTTCCAACAATGATGTTTGTTATTCCGGGCATAATTGCTTTTGCTACAGGTACTTCTTGGGGAACTAACGCAATTATTATGCCTTTAGCAATTCCAATGGCGTATCAATTTGGGGCACCTATGTTACCAACAATTGGAGCAGTATTGACTGGTTGTGTTTTAGGAGACCACTGTAGTCCAATATCTGATACTACAATTATGTCTTCTACAGCTTCAGCTGCCGACCATATTGATCATGTTAATACACAAATCCCTTATGCGCTTATAGTAGGAATCATTTCTATTGTCTTTGGCTTTATTCCAGCTGGATTTGGACTACCTTACTGGGTAGTATTTCCATTATTGCTATTAGGTATGATTGCTTGCTATATAGCTATTAATATATTCGGAAAAGAAGTCGAAGGAGATGAAGTAACAATAGAAGATACAAAAGAAATTACCGCATAA